The sequence CAGCAGTATCGTCCCAGCCAGGTCACGCCGATTGCCAATTTCTTTCTGGCGGGCAGTTACACCCTGCAGCGGTATTTGGGCAGTATGGAGGGGGCGGTATTGTCGGGTAAACTGGCGGCCCAGGCGGTAGCAGCTTACCTATCCCAAGCGGCCCCAACTCCGGTGACAGTGGCCTCATGACCATGACAGCGACGGTTTCTTCCCCGCTGGAATTGCAGCCCGAGACGCTGGCCCAGGCTTATGCCGCCTGTGAACGGCTGACGGCTACCTACGCCAAGACGTTTTATCTGGGGACATTGTTGATGGCGCCGGCGAAGCGACGGGCGGTATGGGCAGTCTATGCCTGGTGTCGGCGCACGGATGAACTGGTGGATGGTCCCCAAGGCCAGCAGACGTCTTTGAGTACCCTACAGGCGTGGGAGCAGCGGTTGGAGTGCACCTTTGCCGGACAACCCCAGGACCTGTATGACCTGGCGCTGTATGCGGCCACGCGGGAGTTTCCCCTGGAGATTCAGCCGTTTCGGGATATGATTGCCGGGCAGCGGATGGACCTGTGCCAACGCCGTTACCGGACTTTTGCGGAGTTGGAGACCTACTGCTACCGGGTGGCGGGTACGGTGGGGCTGATGTCCCTGGCCATCATGGGCACGCCCCAGCAGGACGAATCGGTACGCCAGGCGGCGATTGCTTTAGGGATTGCCAACCAGCTTACGAACATCCTGCGGGATGTGGGGGAGGATTGGCAGCGGGGTCGGATTTATTTGCCCTTGGAGGAATTGACGGCCTTTAGCTATACGGTCCAGGAGTTGAAACGGGGGGTGATCAACGGGGCCTGGCGGCGGTTGATGCAGTTTCAGATTGCCCGGGCACGGGATTA comes from Gloeomargarita sp. SRBZ-1_bins_9 and encodes:
- a CDS encoding phytoene synthase, with protein sequence MTMTATVSSPLELQPETLAQAYAACERLTATYAKTFYLGTLLMAPAKRRAVWAVYAWCRRTDELVDGPQGQQTSLSTLQAWEQRLECTFAGQPQDLYDLALYAATREFPLEIQPFRDMIAGQRMDLCQRRYRTFAELETYCYRVAGTVGLMSLAIMGTPQQDESVRQAAIALGIANQLTNILRDVGEDWQRGRIYLPLEELTAFSYTVQELKRGVINGAWRRLMQFQIARARDYFRRAEPGVNQLCADARWPVWTALINYRRILDQIERNDYDVFNRRADVALAGKLLALPGALWRSFGGGW